ATAATTGAACGCTGACATTCTTGAATGCAAGATTATTGGCATAAGAATACTCGTTAATTCTTCGTTCAGGATTGATGTAAACATAGACTGGATAATTTCCTATTTGAGACGGAATCCAGTTGAAAGTGGTGTCATTCGATCCCCCCGCAGGTACGTTGATTATTGTTGACCCAAGAAGACTTCCGCCACTTAGGGGATTTCCTGCGTAAAACTCAACGGTGGCATTAATTGCATCTGATCTTCCCAGCATATTGTGGATAGTCACGTTAATGTACGATAAAGCACCGGTTGAAATCGGTTCTGGCCCTATTCTGATATCTGCTGATGTAATTGAAAGATCTGGTAGAAGAGGCGCCACATAGACTTGGGTTGAGAGATGGTTATTGTTTTCGTTTGATTCTGGGACGAGGTTAAGCTTGTCTACTTCAACGGTGATAATATGAACACCTGAGGTTGTTCCATTCCAGAGAATCGTTACATCAGTTGCTGATCCTGCAGAAAGGTATGCAATTGTCAGATTGCCAATTGGCCTAGACGACCCGTTGTAAAAATCTGAGAAGTCAATCTTAATATTCGAAGCTGCAGTCAGGCCATCGTTTGAAACCCTCACTGTGAACACGACGAGATCCATTACATAGATTGTCACAGGCATGTAGGTGAAAGAAAGAATCGCCAGATCTGGTTTGTCTACAACTAAATTCGAGAGTACAATTGTTTTCGAAACAACTTGATCCCCTTCCCCAATTGCTGGATATGTCGGAAAGTCGACACCGCACGACCCGTAGAACATGCTCCCCGTCGTGTTTCTATATGTTATATTTACAGAGTATCCGCCTACGATCTGTTGTGCATTCGGCATTGTTGTTTCGTTGATAACCTCCCACAGCAGCGGTATCTTAACTTCTCCAAATTGTCCTGTCTGCTTGAAACTTGTTGCATCCTTTCCGAGATACTCAAGAACTACACTTGGCGGAATTGTATCGACACCGTCAGGAGAGACATAATATGCTGGAATGCCCGACCCTGATACAGTGACGTTTACGATGGCATTGGCGACCGGTAGAGATTGAGAATCTAACAGCGTAAGATTGAGCCATTTATAAATGTAGATATTTGGTCTTAGAGTGATTTCGAGCCAGACTCTTTCGAAATAAACGATCCTCCCGCCACTATTATTGAAAATGATATTAAGTCTTTCCAATTTTTCAAAGGAATCTACACCTGATGAAAATAGGTCATAAATTCCAAGTGTTTCATCGGCGCTATTTACTGGCCGAATTGATGAGTTTCTCGGAGTTTCTCCTGCCAAATACCACGTGATATAATTACTAGTCGTATATCCAGGTTCGGTAAAGTAGATAACTTTCATAACGATTTCTGAGATATTCCCAGACAAGTCACTTACATTAAACCTAAATATGTGCAATTTTTCTCCGTCACCCACCACGTAATATTGGTTATCGTCTGCTGTAAGGTTCGCGAACTGTTCCCCAGTATCATCATCTGCACCTCTAGAAAGGGGTAGCGCGGTTACGACTTTGTCAGCTGGAACGTAAGCCATCGAGCGATCTGGCAATCTGGCGATTCCTTGCTCAGTATCAACATAGACTCCATAGAGGTAAGCTCTCGAGCAGTCGAGAACAACCAATTGGTTATGCTCAGAAGCTTCGCTCGAAAAATCTACGCCGAGATACGAATTGACAGCGGTCAGTTGAGTCGATCCAGCTAAAGTGATGTTCCTGTACGTGCTAAGAGACATTTCGACCGTGACCCAGATCCTGTTAAAGTACACTTTTTTGCCATTAGGATCATTGTTTTCGAAAGTGATGTTCAACTTGCTGAGGTCGGCGGAAGACATATCGGGAAGTATTGAGGCGGCAGTGACTTCATTGTTGATCGAAGGGTCATAAGGAGCTGCCGTGTCGCTAGGTACGATCGTTGACGACGATACACCACCGTTTCGGAAGGACCAGTTCAAAGCATTTGTCCCGGTGTATCCTGCATCGGTCTTGTACTTAGCGTATAGTGTAACCCTAACGCCCTCTCCTTTTTCAAAAACTAATCCCGCAATATCGATGCCCTCGATCGCGAGTTTCTCATGTGGGTCAACGGCGAAAAGCTTTCTATCGTCGATCGTCAAGTTAGAAAATTCTTCACCAGCTGCCGTGTTATCATCACCAGCTGCAAGAACATTCCGTGTGAGATTATAAATGACAGTTACCTTCGATCCGTCGTCAGCGGCGAAACTGTAGCTGTGATCATACGCAGGGGAAGTCGAGTTTCTTTCGAGTAAACCAGTGATGCTCGAATCATAAAGATAAATATTTGATGAGACAAAGGCTAGCACTGCAAAGTCGTCGAAAAAGTCAGCTGGGAATTGCGTCTGATTGCAATACTTTGCGATGTCGGCCGAGGAATGTCCTTTCATCGTCGAATTTCGCATAATAAGTGTTGAGTCGTCAACAACCATGTGCCCCGGGAACTTCAGGACGGAATTGATCGCTTCGAGCACGCCGCCATTCCTAACGATGACGCCGAGGCTCGGATAATCATTAATTTGATTAAGATTAGTCGTGAGGATCGAATTGTTGAGGATGAGCTTCCCGCCGTCCTCAACAATTAAGGTATAAACATGATCGTCATCAGTTCCCGCAATCCCATCAGGACCTGTGTCCTGGTCGAAAACGAGGCCCCCGTTTACGACATTGACAATTCCACCAGATCGTATAATGAGATTACCCCGCATGTGATAGAGCGTATCCGTGATGTTCCAGTAACGTATTGAGTAATCCGCACCAACAATCATATCGTTCGATGGGGAAGCGGCTTCTCCTTTTTCGGGGATCGTAAAGACAAAGAATCCGGCCAGAGAGGAAAAAATCAAGCTCCACACAGTCAGGATACTAACTGATTTGCTCACAAGATCTCGCCGTAACATTATCCCACCAAATACATTTCCGCCAGTTGAAGTAGCTATTAAACATTATAAATACATATCCATTCAGGTAATTTATCATGATAATAAGGAAAAGACCTGATGAGTAGCCATCTTTAAATCAAGATGTGCTTCGTTTCATGAATCGATAATTGTGTTCCGATCCGTTGTGAGCTCATAAGAACTCTGGTGGCTGGTAGCCACAAACTGATTTGACATCCAGAATTTGGCGTCTATTGATTAATTTTGCATACCAGATAGATATGTCCATTCTACTTGCGTCTTGATATTTGCAAGATTGCGAGACTGCTAACCCAACGAGATATCCTTTAAGGTACTTTTGGACGGAATAAAATATTGAAGAGAAAGGGCGATGAAGACTCTGACTCTCAGAAATTGGTTTATTTCTTCCTTATAATCTTTCTGATCGAAATCGAGCGCTTGACACTAGGTTCCTTCTTCTCTTCCGCGGCTTGAGTTTTTTCTTCAGTCTTTTCTTGTATTTCTTCTCCAGCTGGCTTTTCTTCGACCTTCTCTTCACGCTTCCTTTCTGCCTGAATTTCCTCTTTTTGCTTTGGCTCTTCCTTCTTCTCTTCCTTGAGAATCGCTCCACAGGCGTAACATCTCTCCGCATCTGCATCGACAATCGTCCGACAGTTCGGGCAGAATTTCTCCATCGGCCGCTCACTCGCCTTCTCCTCGATCTTTTCTTCCATTCTCGCTTCGGTTCCGCCCACACCTACCTCAGACATAGCTACAGTTTCCTGAGTCGCTGACGCAGAGCCCGCCTCTGCATGAGAAGGTTGACTTATAGCCTCACCTTGCGAGAATCTTTCAGATCCAATTTCTGATCCCGCCTGTACAGCCGAAACTTCGGGAGCTCCAGTTCCGGAGATCGATGGCGCTACCGAAGGCTCAGTTATCGGCGATACCTTAACTTCCTCAGTTTCTTCCGCTTCAGAAATCAGAGCTTCTCTCCTCGCAAGGATCTTTTCGCGCTCGCTGAGCGCCGCCTCTCTATCGTTAAGAATCTTTTCCCATTCAACCAATCTCTTCTGTTCATTCACCAAGATTGCCTTGCTTTCGGCAAGAAGTGTCTGTTGCTCCTCGAAAATCTTTACCTTCGCAAGGATCTCCTCTCTCTTCGCAGAAACTTCTTCGAGAATCTTTTTCAGATCCCTTTCCTCCGTGAGCAATCTTTCTTCGAGTTCTAGAATTCTACCAGCGGCCTGCCTGATCTTTTCCTCGTATCCCTTTACCTGTTCGCCGAGTTCAAGAATTTCACTTTCTTGTTCGGTGATTTCTTTCTGGCGCTTTTCAAGGATAATACGCATCGAGTGGTTCTCCTCTTCACGAAGCTTGAGTTCCCTTTCTAATTCGAGTAATTCCGCTTCCGTCTTCTTGACCGCCTCTTCACGCGGTACTAATTCTGATTCCCTTTTCAGTAACTCCTTTTCTTTTTCATCGAGTTTTCGTGCATATTCGTCAAGCTGCTGCCTCCGCTCCCTCAACTCCGCGTCTTTTCTATCAAGCTCTTCCTTTCGTCTTCTAATTTCGACTTCCTGCGCCTTGATTTTCTCCTTGAATTCCTCAATGACCTGCCAAATTGGGATACTGTCCTCCGATGACACTGACCTTCCTCCTCACATCGCTACTTTCATTCATTAACTCCCTCTCAGGGATTTAATATCATTCCATCTGCGATTAATTAATTGTGCTACGCCAACGTAGGGCCAAGAACCATGAGACCGTTGCTTCCAATCTCAATCGTATGCTTTTCCATACTGTGCTCACAGGCCCTCATTTTCTCAACTCGGATAAATCGGACAAGTTTGCCGCGTGTCCGATCGAGACCTAACTCAATGATTCCATCCGCAAGGAAAACCTCGTTGCCAACGAAATCAACCGATCCTCCTTGGGAACGTTCCATAATGATGAAAGAGATGAGATTAAAATCGCGCAGCGTCTTGAAGAAATAGAACATCTTCTTTCGCATTCCTCTCATATCATCCATAAGCGAGTAGAGAGCACCCAGCGAATCGAGGGCGAAGACCGTGAACTTGTCCTGATGTTTTTTCTTGAAGTATCCGATGACTTGCTCAACAAAGTGAAGATAATCTGTCGGCGCTTCGGATTCAATGATTTCATCGAGTTCTCTGAGGTCTGTAAAGTCGGATATCTCAAGATTTGACGCTATCTTAATTCCCAGACTTCTCATATTCTTAACGTGACTTTCCGCCGATTCCTCAAGCGTTACATACAATCCATATTCGCCTGTCTTTTCGAGATATG
Above is a window of Methanomassiliicoccales archaeon DNA encoding:
- a CDS encoding ATPase domain-containing protein; translation: MFKNSIQGLEKVFRTDIESPKVVLVTGPPGSLKTSFTYSLISTYLEKTGEYGLYVTLEESAESHVKNMRSLGIKIASNLEISDFTDLRELDEIIESEAPTDYLHFVEQVIGYFKKKHQDKFTVFALDSLGALYSLMDDMRGMRKKMFYFFKTLRDFNLISFIIMERSQGGSVDFVGNEVFLADGIIELGLDRTRGKLVRFIRVEKMRACEHSMEKHTIEIGSNGLMVLGPTLA